A genome region from bacterium BMS3Abin08 includes the following:
- the trpF gene encoding N-(5'-phosphoribosyl)anthranilate isomerase, whose translation MSPPVRVKICGITRVEDALVSVEAGADALGFVFYEGSPRHVFPETVREIISHLPPFVLTVGVFVNEHPSRIREVMELSGLDTVQLHGDEPQEACSFWLRVIKAFRVRDFTDLEPLRKYRVSAYLLDTYSSELPGGTGLTFNWDIAVEAKKFGPVILSGGLTPENIERAVRWVQPYAVDVSSGVEREKGIKDHDKLRLFIERAKSAIP comes from the coding sequence ATGTCGCCTCCGGTCAGGGTAAAAATCTGTGGCATAACAAGGGTGGAGGATGCCCTGGTCTCAGTTGAGGCCGGAGCCGATGCCCTTGGGTTTGTCTTTTATGAGGGGAGTCCCAGGCATGTCTTTCCTGAAACGGTCAGGGAAATCATCTCTCATCTGCCCCCGTTTGTATTGACAGTGGGAGTCTTTGTTAATGAGCACCCCTCAAGGATCAGGGAGGTTATGGAGCTGTCCGGCCTTGATACCGTTCAGCTTCATGGTGATGAGCCTCAGGAGGCATGTTCCTTCTGGTTGCGTGTAATCAAGGCCTTCAGGGTCAGGGACTTTACCGATCTGGAACCCTTAAGGAAATATCGGGTTTCAGCATATCTCCTCGATACCTATTCTTCTGAATTACCGGGCGGCACCGGGTTGACCTTTAATTGGGATATTGCAGTGGAAGCAAAGAAATTCGGTCCCGTCATCCTCTCCGGCGGGCTTACACCCGAAAACATTGAAAGGGCTGTGAGATGGGTTCAACCCTATGCCGTTGATGTCAGCAGCGGTGTGGAGCGGGAAAAGGGGATAAAGGACCATGATAAGTTGAGGCTGTTCATCGAGCGTGCAAAATCAGCCATCCCTTAA
- the ppiD_1 gene encoding peptidyl-prolyl cis-trans isomerase D, which produces MLHFMRKHAKFFYIFFFLIIISFVFFYVGPVDRNSNTILVEIGNSKIYLDEYWKTYDRLRDFYRDIYKDRFDDKLEKKLDLKDKALEMLLDERLLAMKARQMGLAVSDKELQEAIMNEPAFMREGVFRRNIYLRTLQLNRLTPRNYENSKRQELLINKMRSIIEDAATLTPEDISDFKGNNEFLKTFKNALLADKRQKLLRSYIETLKKRFDVTVHRDLLS; this is translated from the coding sequence ATGTTGCACTTTATGCGAAAACACGCAAAGTTTTTTTATATCTTCTTTTTTCTGATAATAATCTCATTCGTATTTTTCTATGTCGGTCCGGTTGACAGGAACTCCAACACCATCCTCGTCGAGATAGGAAATTCCAAGATTTATCTTGATGAATACTGGAAAACCTATGACAGACTCAGAGACTTTTACCGTGACATCTATAAGGACAGGTTTGATGACAAGCTTGAAAAGAAACTGGATCTTAAGGACAAGGCCCTGGAGATGCTCCTTGACGAGAGGCTCCTTGCCATGAAGGCCCGGCAGATGGGGCTTGCCGTTTCCGACAAGGAACTCCAGGAAGCGATTATGAATGAACCGGCCTTCATGAGAGAGGGGGTGTTCAGGAGAAACATATATCTGAGGACCCTGCAACTCAACAGGCTGACTCCCCGTAATTACGAAAACTCCAAAAGACAGGAACTTCTCATTAATAAAATGAGGTCGATCATTGAAGATGCCGCTACATTGACCCCGGAGGATATCAGTGACTTCAAGGGCAATAATGAGTTTCTGAAGACCTTCAAGAATGCCCTGCTTGCTGATAAACGCCAGAAGCTGTTAAGGTCCTATATCGAAACCCTGAAAAAGAGATTTGACGTAACTGTTCACAGGGATCTCCTGTCTTAG
- a CDS encoding bifunctional NMN adenylyltransferase/Nudix hydrolase, producing MGERRNPLPTVDLLIEYQDGLILIRRKNPPSGWALPGGFVDYGESLEEAAVREAGEETGLDVELIRQFHTYSDPGRDPRFHTITTVYLARAEGEPAAGDDASEVAVFRRDNLPDDIAFDHREILEDYFEKRY from the coding sequence ATGGGAGAGAGGAGAAACCCCCTTCCGACAGTTGATCTCTTGATTGAATATCAAGATGGTCTTATCCTGATAAGACGAAAGAATCCTCCTTCGGGGTGGGCGCTTCCAGGTGGATTCGTCGATTATGGGGAGTCCCTTGAGGAGGCCGCAGTAAGGGAGGCCGGGGAGGAGACCGGCCTTGATGTTGAACTTATCCGTCAGTTCCATACATACTCGGATCCGGGGAGAGATCCGAGATTTCATACAATAACAACAGTGTATCTTGCAAGGGCTGAAGGAGAGCCTGCTGCAGGTGATGATGCCTCGGAAGTGGCTGTCTTCCGGCGTGATAATCTACCCGATGATATTGCCTTTGACCACCGGGAAATACTTGAAGACTACTTTGAGAAGAGGTATTAG
- the hfq gene encoding RNA-binding protein Hfq yields the protein MTTRNQNLQDLFLNQVRKEKTPVIVYLTNGVRLKGAIKGFDNFVILLKDAAIQMIYKHAVSTIIPEGHFTLQTKEEE from the coding sequence ATGACAACGAGGAATCAGAACCTCCAGGATCTTTTTCTTAATCAGGTCCGCAAGGAAAAGACCCCGGTGATCGTTTACCTGACGAACGGGGTAAGGCTGAAAGGCGCTATTAAAGGTTTTGACAACTTCGTAATTCTTCTCAAGGATGCCGCCATCCAGATGATTTACAAACACGCTGTATCAACAATCATTCCGGAGGGCCATTTCACTTTACAGACCAAGGAAGAGGAATAA
- a CDS encoding sensory histidine kinase AtoS: MVWATARQDIIYRRIRLYRKTGKELSMKLRRIRNWVLYPESPVKLAIILTLPLTIVLCILFFTVIYWENKSLDDIQRKNMLVYSRSLFQHIVTSPIWRMPHNGYFVEVTQHLGRNEPGLSIMGKDYVRIDPALMGPRLATFLQKRATYRFHLTSLESQQSSNRPDEWELGALRRFKNSEITEDLIRAAIMGNSYYRYMAPVPIEGRCLRCHINLTAGMSIDIPVDYPDRLYASRVKSSAITFATFGLFVLAFVMAVTFFFSKRISDGFKAVNGLNEKLRALSARDERIIESIVDGMAIISPHGTIDMVNSTLAGLMDREVEEIINMDIRGISDKGALRIFTASPGEELELDGHIYTITDISIEDEERGRRFGKLRILHDATREKLSASMELAGAAAHEMRQPLSIILTLSPLIKDKIKKGVVPAEELSMLESQCERINEIITRMLNITHYRTKAYAEGKKIFDLRED, encoded by the coding sequence ATGGTTTGGGCAACAGCCCGTCAAGATATAATCTACAGGAGGATCCGGCTTTATCGGAAGACCGGGAAAGAGCTTTCAATGAAACTTCGCAGAATAAGAAACTGGGTTCTGTATCCTGAGAGTCCGGTAAAGCTGGCAATCATTCTGACGCTTCCCCTGACAATCGTCCTCTGCATCCTCTTCTTCACTGTAATTTACTGGGAAAACAAGAGCCTTGACGACATACAGAGAAAGAACATGCTTGTCTATTCAAGGTCGCTTTTTCAGCACATAGTTACATCTCCTATCTGGAGGATGCCCCATAACGGTTACTTCGTAGAGGTCACCCAGCACCTTGGCAGGAATGAGCCGGGGCTGTCGATAATGGGCAAGGATTACGTCCGAATCGACCCTGCCCTCATGGGGCCACGTCTCGCCACCTTCCTTCAGAAGAGGGCCACCTACAGGTTTCATTTAACCAGTCTTGAATCGCAGCAGTCCAGCAACAGGCCGGATGAATGGGAGCTTGGGGCGCTGAGGAGGTTCAAGAACAGTGAGATAACCGAGGACCTGATCAGAGCTGCCATCATGGGCAATAGCTATTACAGGTATATGGCGCCTGTTCCAATTGAGGGAAGATGTCTCAGGTGTCACATCAACCTCACAGCCGGAATGAGTATTGATATCCCCGTTGACTACCCCGACAGACTGTACGCATCCCGGGTTAAGAGCAGTGCCATTACATTTGCAACATTCGGGCTCTTTGTTCTTGCCTTTGTGATGGCAGTAACGTTTTTCTTTTCAAAGAGGATCAGTGACGGCTTCAAGGCGGTCAATGGTTTAAACGAAAAGCTCCGGGCACTGTCTGCGAGGGATGAAAGGATTATAGAAAGCATTGTTGACGGCATGGCCATCATCTCTCCACACGGCACGATAGACATGGTGAATTCCACACTTGCAGGGCTCATGGACAGAGAAGTTGAGGAGATTATCAATATGGATATAAGGGGGATCAGTGACAAGGGAGCCCTGAGGATTTTCACTGCATCACCTGGTGAGGAACTCGAACTCGATGGGCATATATACACCATCACCGATATCTCCATCGAGGATGAGGAGAGGGGCCGGCGGTTTGGAAAGCTCAGGATACTCCATGACGCCACCAGGGAAAAGCTCTCCGCTTCCATGGAATTAGCCGGGGCAGCCGCCCATGAAATGAGGCAACCGCTCTCGATCATCCTGACCTTGAGTCCCCTTATTAAGGATAAGATAAAGAAGGGTGTCGTACCCGCGGAGGAATTGTCTATGCTTGAGTCGCAATGTGAAAGGATCAATGAAATCATCACCAGGATGTTAAATATAACGCACTACAGGACAAAGGCATATGCGGAGGGGAAGAAGATCTTCGACCTCCGGGAGGATTGA